In Desulfomonilia bacterium, a single window of DNA contains:
- a CDS encoding L-2-amino-thiazoline-4-carboxylic acid hydrolase, with amino-acid sequence MDDLKREKKKGLSLWYLKDVMLRRRIIGKRYQTPGFGLAAQLFAVMSRAIIQKLGPVEGEALIKEAVQAFGRERGKRIAQKVAALGKPLSFKNWLIYTDIDGGNFPVKAYIENNDLFAPVKGCSFNNAACEWGLDEFSSIYCKYADYAILEGYNPDIKLILEQRHKTGKDFCLFRYIMKESNK; translated from the coding sequence ATGGATGACTTGAAGAGGGAGAAGAAAAAAGGGTTAAGTCTATGGTATCTCAAGGACGTTATGCTCAGGCGCAGGATCATAGGCAAACGCTATCAGACCCCGGGATTCGGACTTGCGGCTCAGCTTTTTGCAGTGATGAGCAGGGCCATTATCCAGAAGCTGGGTCCTGTCGAGGGTGAGGCGCTTATCAAAGAAGCGGTGCAGGCTTTCGGACGGGAACGCGGCAAACGTATTGCCCAGAAAGTTGCCGCTCTCGGTAAACCGCTTTCCTTCAAAAACTGGCTTATCTACACGGACATTGACGGCGGAAATTTTCCTGTCAAAGCCTACATAGAGAACAACGATCTTTTTGCACCGGTAAAAGGGTGCTCCTTCAATAATGCCGCCTGTGAATGGGGACTCGATGAGTTTTCAAGCATCTACTGCAAATATGCCGACTATGCCATCCTCGAAGGCTATAATCCCGACATCAAACTCATACTCGAACAGCGGCATAAGACAGGGAAAGATTTTTGCCTTTTCCGCTATATCATGAAGGAATCAAACAAATAG